The Plasmodium brasilianum strain Bolivian I chromosome 5, whole genome shotgun sequence region TTGTACAATAATTGGAAGTATTACAACAATTATGATATTGTTGTTGAAAGTGAAGAAGTAATAAATCTTTTTGATGACGATGAcatataattacaaaaaggTACACACCTAAGTCCgttccttttttgtttttgcagaatatatatctgtagcatatatttttgctgCGTATGTTTTTACCGCGTATGTTTTTACTGCGTATGTTTTTACCGCGTATGTTTTTACCGCGTATATTTTTGTCGCGTATGTTTTTACCGCGTATATGTGTGATACTTAAGCTTTCCcctttttattccttttgaACATTTTGTGTACGTATTTTTGTATCTTtacgtatttattttattcatatccacatttttgttaaatatacAGATGTACGTATAGATATATCCTTATGATTGTATAAAACTAATCGTATTTCTGCGTTTTTGacgttatttttattgttgaCTTATTATGTTACTTATGTTTTTAGTGTCAAAATGTGTTCccctaatttatttttttaattttgctaaTTTGTCAAGTCAAAGAGTTTTTTGGCAAAAATTGAAGAATTTACTTATGTATCTTATTAATAACTtgcttttataaatttaatgaacTGTTATAAtgtgaacaaaaaaaaaaaaaaaaaaaaagaaagatgacaagagtaaaatttattttgaaagATGAAAGCTGATAAAcgtaaaatacaaaataaaagatggaaatcttaaaataaacaaagcCAACGGTGGAAGAGGGTAAAGAATTGTGTTACTTTTAAAAGAACTTGCATATACACTATTGCAAAACAAAATACGtgaatttgtttaatttaagCATATggcttgaaaaaaaaaaaaaaaaggctacAAAATTGTGTAGATGTCTAAGTATGcatacaaatgtatatgtgtatttgtatGCGTATGTAAATACAAACGCAATAATTTACGAAAAAAATGCTCAGGAAGCTGGATTCcctttataaataattgagTATGTAACTCTTTAATATGAGATAAAAGGACATGtacgaaaataaaaaaatagcgTAATTGAGATATACAATATTACTTTCAAAATGAATGCGCAACATTTTGTtgacatatttatatatataaaatatggatgtagtcatataaaaaacaaaaagaataaatcGTAAAAGTGtgaaaaaccaaaaaaaaaatgttgaagTAGTTTCTATAATTAAATacttgtaaataaaaatcactggtaataaaattatgttattataacTCATTAAAGAAATAAGAAATGACAATTTAATTGgatatactttttttgtaACAAAATAGTTAGTTACATGCACAAGTACAggtataaaaatgttaaatgaATAGATAAAAAGTAATGAATTGTAGAGAATGTTCAATTTGTTTTCCTTCatgtaatttttcatattaattaTCACATCACTATCCTGCGTATCATCGTATATTGCACCACCATTACTAGTAGTACCTGTGGAAGTACTATCAACATATATGCTGTTactaaaaaacatattttttatgttgaaaagaaaaaaaattacaaaggAGATGAATATATTCAACCAAACAAAGGCATATATATCTGGGTTTTTTTCAATACTTAATttgttgttataattattaaagttattattcatgttatttatttttgttatattttcattttcatcatcatAATCATCATTTTCCGTTTCGTTAATATTTGCATTATCCCTATTTTTATCATCCATTTCATGTTCATTCTTTTCTATATCAATAAAATTGTTCATAAAGtcatatgttttatatacattaaaataaggTAGTAGTGCACACATACACCTATATATTACTACATCATTATCTAAATcataatatgataataattttgttctaATACTATTTAAGcttttaaaaaagggaaatagATCAAAAGAGttgttattattgctatCCTTATTatctacatttatattttcgcTTAAATTGATTATGTTCATTTTTCCGCTTAGActatgttcataattttcataattgtttttattttctcctaCATTATTTGTGTTACTATATTCCTTTTCAAAAAAGGAATTGTGATGATATACATTACTGTTGTTATTACTGTTGTAATTATTACTAGACGAACAATCTGTATTTGCAGGGTCTTCCAGTTTATTACTTGTTATAGTACTACTATTTGGGACAAAGTTAAGAGCGTCATTCACGTTACTCATGAGCCCTTGAAATGgactgctactactaccaCCATTAGTGATACTTCTagtattgttattactgctACTTCTACCGTTACTGTTATTACTAccataatttaaattattgctATCACTTTTtaccccctttttttttatatcactCAAATTAAGcgtttttaaatttttatttaacgaGCTGTTTTCCCCCCCACCAAAAATATTATCCTCGTCatcattttcataatatacactcatcatattttttggtCTTCTTGAAAAGTCATCAATAAGAAAACTATCTTTACATTCATTTGTAATTAACAAGCTGGACTTTTCATTGACACTATTATTGTGCCTAATGCTACTAAGGTTATCTTCGTTTATTCCAATGAAACCATCTTCATCCCAGCTAATCTTTCTGTTGTATTCTTCATTCGCCATATTGGATTTTTATGCGTTCAcgaaaagtaaaataaaaaaaaaaaaaaaaaaaattgctaaaTACCAAATGagcagaataaaaaaaagaaaagaaaagaaaagaaaaacaaaaaaaattaagggaAAGCatatcaaataaaataaaatgttaacgagcaaaataaaaaaaaattatatataatagagcCAACTGttgaaaagtaaaataaaaatcagaaaaaaaaaaaaaaaacaatgatAAATTCGAACAATAGGTGAAATAAACAGAGCTAATTTATTCCAGCAAGAAGtgaaaaataagataaaaaagaaaaaaattaaatgcaaAATGGAAAAGCGAGTAACACTTACTATTATGGAAcgaaatttaaatttatccttttcaataaaatataaagaaatataaccAATTTCATGAAAATAGGAGAAAGtatttctaataataatttcatatcCTCCTTCTGCCATCGTTGTGCTAAACACATAGGCAGTAAGCTAATTAAAATAGAACACTGTATATTAAGtcttgttttgttttattcgttatatattttttttttttgtcattttgtcCGTTCATTCTTTTGTTGGCATGAACGtccatttatattatttactcactcattttttaattgtgtGCATTTGTTAATAAACCGTACACAAGTAATGATGCAATAGGGCACGCCTTCCATAaacatgttcataattataagttttgttttaatttactcacaataaaattagtaactacattattttatcatgATGTATCATGAGAATCAGCTGTTAAAATGTTCGTATGGGTGGGAAGTGAGttgtatacatatagatatatatgtatgtatatttacacattAAGTTCGCATTTTATATTACGGGCATTTCATTTCTTTCGAGGAAATTATTATGCCCTTAAATGATGTACACAAATTTTTTAGCCTCATAATTGTttggaaaaagaaataagcATTATATTGCAAATGGAATTGACATATGTGTGCTTTTTATGTCTTAGAGTTGATGGTGCGTTTCCccattttcttatattatcttttgttttatttttattttttacctaattatgaacattttCTAAACAGAGTAATAGGTGCTTTCAAATATGCGCTTACgtttaaaattaagaaaacaaaaataataaaaagggtAATAAATTCCTCCCAATTAAACTACATTTATACAATTCATCTTGCTAAAATGctgtgatatatatatatatatatatatatatatgtatatattttttttttttttaacaaaaatttcCTTTGCAATACAACCATTGGGCAAATGTTGACCAAAATTATAcacattataaatatagatggaaatatttaaatgagaTGGTATAATTAACGAAATTCggatatttttaattttcagtATAAAAAAGGtggtattataatttttaaaagaggCACCTATgagtacataaatatataaatgtatatatatatatgtgtaacaCTGGACATTCATATATGGACAATTTGAACGAATATACGCCCtacttaatataataaaaaaaaaaaaaaaaaaatatatatatatatataaatctaaTGCGCGCAGGAAAATTAGCGtaattatttactttatacTTCTTAAATATAACTGAAATGGTACTAAACACAAATCTACATAACGTTAGGATACATAGATGATACGTTATACAATATGTAGGAAATATTTGGCactaattaaaataaatgttatgtgaaataggataaaaaaataaatttacatgTATAATTTTGTTCTAAACGGACTGTTTTGTTTCgctttgttttaattttttttttttttttttttcttcccttttttttaaattttaaacattttgtTTACACGGCTTAAAAGGAAAAGCTAACCTTATATAGCACCtacaatatacatttatggaAAGGGATAAAAAGATGTATAGTACATGTTATATGAGCGTATttgtatacaaatatatacatacatatataaataaatatatatgtacaatatgtacatatttgtatatatatatatataacagatatatgaatatatttattcatttagtTATACacctataaatatttcttttaaacgTACaaaccttaaaaaaaaaacttttatttaaataataccatttatatataaacatatatgtacatatatatatatttatatatgggTAAAACTACAGCATTGAACACTTTTTTCTGATAACTTAAATCTCTtacgtaaataaatataataataagctATATAACGAAAcagtattataaaaaaaaaatatatataatgcgtgcatatagtatatacaaataaaatagtaaaaaagcatttattcaaaatagataaattaaCGACATTTTTGTATTCTCAATTAAACAccttatatattacttttttaaaatttgtgttagagaaaaataattgttaaacttgataaa contains the following coding sequences:
- a CDS encoding hypothetical protein (conserved Plasmodium protein), whose translation is MANEEYNRKISWDEDGFIGINEDNLSSIRHNNSVNEKSSLLITNECKDSFLIDDFSRRPKNMMSVYYENDDEDNIFGGGENSSLNKNLKTLNLSDIKKKGVKSDSNNLNYGSNNSNGRSSSNNNTRSITNGGSSSSPFQGLMSNVNDALNFVPNSSTITSNKLEDPANTDCSSSNNYNSNNNSNVYHHNSFFEKEYSNTNNVGENKNNYENYEHSLSGKMNIINLSENINVDNKDSNNNNSFDLFPFFKSLNSIRTKLLSYYDLDNDVVIYRCMCALLPYFNVYKTYDFMNNFIDIEKNEHEMDDKNRDNANINETENDDYDDENENITKINNMNNNFNNYNNKLSIEKNPDIYAFVWLNIFISFVIFFLFNIKNMFFSNSIYVDSTSTGTTSNGGAIYDDTQDSDVIINMKNYMKENKLNILYNSLLFIYSFNIFIPVLVHFIKFIKASY